The Cuculus canorus isolate bCucCan1 chromosome 37, bCucCan1.pri, whole genome shotgun sequence genome segment TGGGCAGAAGGTTCTAGAAGAGGGATCTGTGTGGGAATCCATGGGCGGAAGGTTCTAGAAGAGGGATCCAGGCCCGAATCCATGGGCAGAAGGTTCTAGAGAGACTTTTCCTTCCAGATTAACGAGGAAATCTCCGTTAAACACCTGCCGTCCTCCGAACCCGACCCCCACGTGGTGCGAGTTGGATGGTCCCTCGATTCCTGCAGCACTCAGTTGGGTACGGCCGCGATTCcggagggatttgggggtcctctGATCGGATTTGGGGTCTCAcggagggattttggggtctcacggagggatttggggtctcacggagggatttgggggttccccagttgggatttggggtctcTCGTTTGGATTTGGTCCCTCTTTCTCTTCAATGTCTTCGTTAATGACCCGGAGTGAAAATCCGTTAACGACTTTAGTGGTGACCCCAAACATGGAGGACATTTCCGGGTCCTCGAGGGGTTCCGGAAGGATCCGGAGAGGTCGGAGGGGGTAATGAGGTTCCCCCGGAGGTGGTGGTGGACCTCCAACTCAACGTCGGTTGAGACTTTTGGGTCAAAGCGGCGTTGCCGGAAGGTTCCGAGAGAGGTTCTTCCCCCCCAGTGAGGCCTCAACTCAAACCCTCGTTGAGTTTTGGGTTCTTCGTTCCAAGAAGGACCTTAAGGAGATGCAGAAAGTTCCGGAGAAGGTTTTGGAGAAGGTTTTGAGGGCTCTGGAGTtggtttggagaagaggaggaagagaggagaccttctctgctctctccaACCACCGCATTGAGGGTGTGGCGACCGCTGGGCGTTGGGTTCTTCTCccaaagagaaggacttggaggtggtggtggaccTCCAACTCAACGTTGGCCAAAAAGCCAACGGCAAAGTGAGCGTTTGGGCTCTTCtcttgaggagaaggaggtggtggtggaccTCCAACTCAACGTTGGCCAAAAAGCCAACGGCAAAGTGAGCGTTGGGCTCTTCtcttgaggagaaggaggtggtggtggaccTCCAACTCAACGTGAGCGCTTCCccaggtgatgggatgagggaaaaCGGCCTCGagctccaccagaggaggttcagatggAGCCCCGGGAGAAGCCCTGTCCTCAAAAAGGCCCATCGGGACCTTCTCAGGGCGGCGGTGGCGCCTCCGTCCTTGGAGGGAACTCAAAGCGCCGTCGCTGAGGCCCTCGAAGCCGTGATTTAACCCCGACGGAAGCGTTGGGTGACGATGGAAGCGTTGGATGACGACGACGGAAGCGTTGGACGACGGAGAACGTCTCCCACTCGATGCTTCCACCTTTCCCGTTCTTCTTTTCCAGGCGAAGAACCTTTTTCCTACGGCTACGGCGGCACCGGCAAAAAATCCACCAACTCCAAATTTGAGAACTACGGCGAAGCCTTCGCTGAAAACGACGTCATCGCGTGTTTGGTGGTGAGTTTTCGGCCTTCTTTGCGCCTCCGGCGGTGGCCGCCACCTTTCGCCGTTTCACCGCCGCCTTCGCCGTAGGATTTCGAGTGCGGCGAAGAGGTGGAAATGTCCTTCTTGAAGAACGGGAAGTGGTTGGGAGTCGCGTTCCGGGTTCGGAAGGAGCAGTTGAGCGGTCGAGCGCTTTTCCCTCACGTTTTGGTGAAGAATTGCGCCGTGGAGTTTAACTTCGGGCAACGGGAAGAGGCGTTTTTCACCGTTCCGCCCGGATTCGCCTTCATCCAACACCTCTCCGTCAGCGAGCGCGTCCGCGGCACTCTGGGACCCAAGAGCAAAGCCGAGTGCGAGGTGAGCTGCCCTCGGAATGTGGCGTTCCGGGGAGGAATCGGCACCGTTTGGGGTGGAATCGGCTCAATTTGGGGTGGAATCGGCTCAATTTGGGGCGGAATCGGATCAATTTGGGGTGGAATCGGCGCAATTTGGGGTGGAATCGGCGCAATTTGGGGTGGAATCGGCGCAATTTGGGGTGGAATCGGCTCAATTTGGGGCGGAATCGGCTCAATTTGGGGTGGAATCGGCTCAATTTGGGGTGGAATCGGCTCAATTTGGGGCGGAATCGGATCAATTTGGGGTGGAATCGGCGCAATTTGGGGTGGAATCGGCTCAATTTGGGGCGGAATCGGCTCAATTTGGGGCGGAATCGGCTCAGTTTGGGGCAGAATCGGATCAATTTGGGGCAGAATCGGATCAATTTGGGGCGGAATTGGACCAATTTGGGGCGGAATCGGCTCAATTTGGGGCAGAATCGGCGCAGTTTGGGTGGAATCGGCTCAGTTTGGGGCGGAATTGCCACAGTTTGGAATTGGCTCAATTTCGGGTAGAATTTGGCGCAGTTTGGGGCGCAATTGGCTCAGTTTGGATCCGAATCTGAATCCAGGTTCCGGCACTGAATCCGGTTTGGTGCCGAATCCCCTTCATTTGGTGCCAAATCCACGGGATTTGAGGCCAAATACCTTTCATTTGGTGCCGAATCCACTCTATTCTGGCACGGAATCCATTTTGGTGCCAAATCCACGTGATTCGAGGCTGAATCCCCTCCATTTGGTGCCGAATCCTCTCCATTTGGTGCCGAATCCCCTCCGTTTGGTGCCGAATCCGTTCCGGCGCCGAATCCCCTGGATTGCGGCTCCGACTGCTCTTTGTCCGCAGATCCTGATGATGGTGGGTTTGCCGGCGGCCGGGAAGACCACGTGGGCGGTGGCGCACGCCGCCTCCAACCCTTCCAAGAAGTACAACATCCTCGGAACCAACGCCATTATGGATAAAATGAGGGTGAGGCGCCATCCGGAAGGTTCCGGCGCCTCGGGCGGCTCCGCCGTTGGCGTCACCGGCTCTTCCTCGTCCTCCCCGGCAGGTGATGGGGCTGCGGCGGCAGCGGAATTACGCCGGGCGGTGGGACGTCCTCATCCAACAGGCGACGCAGTGCCTCAACCGCCTCATCCAGATCGCCGCCCGCAAGAAGCGCAACTACATCCTTGACCAGGTGCGAATCCGCTCCCTTCGGCGCCACATCCGGCTCGGGGCCGGATCCGCTCGGTTTGGGGCCGAATCCGCTCGGTTTGGGGCTGGATCCGCTTGGTTTGGGGTCGGATCCGCTCAGTTTGGGGCTGAATCCGCTCTGTTTGGGGCCGAATCCGCTCAGTTTGGCGCCAAATCCACTTGTTTCAGCACCAAATCCGCTCAATTCGGCGCCAGATCTGGTTCAATGCTGGATCCGCTCGGTTTGGGGCCGAATCCGCTCAATTCGGTGCCACATCCGCTCGATTTGGTGCCAAAACCGCTTGCTTTGCAGCCAAATCCACGTGGCTCAAGGCCAAACCTGATTTGGGGCCAAATCCTCTCCGTTTGGGGCCAAATCTGCTCCGTTTGGGGCCAAATCCACTCAGTCTGGGGCCAAATTGGCTCAATTTGGGACCAAATCTGGTTTGGGGCTAAATCTGCTTGATTTGAGGTGGAATCCACTTGATTTGGGGCCCAATCCACTCCCTTTGGGGCCAAATCCGCTCCCTTTGGTGCCGGATCCGCTCCCTTTGGGGCCAAATCCGCTCCCTTTGGGGCCAAATCCACTCCCTTTGGGGCCAAATCCGCTCCCTTTGGGGCCGAATCCACTCCCTTTGGCGCCGAATCCGCTCCCCTTCTCCTCGTTTGTCGCCATCTCCGAATCCCACCGTTAATTCccgtggtttttttttcccgccctttttttCCCGCCTCAGACGAACGTCTACGGCTCCGCCCAACGCCGGAAACTGCGCCCGTTTGAGGGTTTCCAACGCAAAGCGATCGTCATTTGCCCCACGGATCAGGACCTGCGGGAGCGAACCGTCAAGAGAACCGACGAGGAGGGAAAGGACGTTCCGGATCACGCGGTGCTGGAGATGAAAGGTGCGATTCGGCCTCGTTGAGAGGCGCCACCGGAGCTGCTTCGTTCCTGAGGGAGATCCGTGGGCGGAAGGTTCTGGAAGAGGGATCTGGGCGTGGATCCATGGGCGGAAGGTTCCAGAAGAGGGATCTGGGCGTGGATCCATGGGCGGAAGGTTCCAGAAGAGGGATCTGGGCGTGGATCCATGGGTGGAAGGTTCTAGAAGAGGGATCTGGCTGTGGATCCGTGGGCAGAAGGTTCCGGAAGAGGTTCTTCTCCCCCCGGTGAGGCCTCACCTCAAAACTTGAGTTGAGTTTTGGGTTCTTCGTTCCAAGAAGGACCttaaggagctgcagaaggttCTGGAAAAGGTTgtggagaaggttctgagggCTCTGGGGTtggtttggagaagaggaggaagaggtgttGGTGGACCTCCAACTCAACGTGAGCCCACGTTGGCCAAAAACCAACGGCAAAGTGGTTGTTGAGCTCTTCtcttgaggagaaggaggtggtggtggaccTCCAACTCAACGTTGGCCAAAAAGCCAACGGCAAAGTGAGCGTTTGGGCTCTTCTCTtcaggagaaggaggtggtggttgACTTTTGCCATGAGGAGAAGTTTCTTCCTGAAGAGACAATGGTGGTTTTTCCCTTCTTGACCTCCAAAACGGTCAGAAATGATGTTCTCGTCCCTCCATTTTAACCCGGAAGTGAAGTTTAACATCTCcgttctccctttttttttccccggtTGCgctcatttccttctttttgtcccttttttccctcccgTTTTTCCTGGCAGCCAATTTCACTCTCCCGGAAGTGGGCGACTTCCTGGACTCCGTCGTCTTCGTGGAGCTGCAACGGGACGAGGCCGCGGCTCTGATCCGCCTCTACAACGAGGAAGGCCGCAACGCTGCGCCGCCGCCGGAGAAGCGCTTCGACGCCACCGGACGCCCCTCGGCCTTCCGCGCCCGCCCCGCCTTCCAGCGCTTCGAGGCTCGCGGCGGCTCCGGCACACGCGGAACCTTCCAGAACCGCGGTGGCGGCGGCTTCCGAGGAAACGGCAGCGCCGGCGCAGGTAGGAGTTGCCCAACGCCACCTttcctgcttcctcctctcAGCCACTTCCTTTGTGCTTTCGcttcctgttttttccccttcattcctgtttttccctttcacttcctttttttcctctttcgctcctgtttcttcccctttgattcctgtttttttcccttttcattcctgttttatttccctttgattcctttttttcccctttcgttcctcttttatttcccttttgttcCTGTTCTATTTCCCTTTCGttcctgcttttttccctttcattcctgtcatttttcctttcattcctgttttcttcctttgattCCTGTTTCCGTGTTTGATTTCCTGTTCCTTGTTtcctatttctgtttcctgtctcCTCTTACCATTTCCGGGCtttcatttcccatttcctCTTACCACTTCCTGGCTTTCATTTCCCATTTCCCCTtaccctttctgcttttccttccccatttCCTCTTACCATTTCCGGTTTCCGGTTCCGCAGGCTTTTCCCGAGGCCCCTTCCCGTGCCGCTGGGCCCCCTCCCCTCGCGAcgcctcttcctcctcctcttcctcctcctcttcctcttcctcctcgtcGTCATCGTCGTCGTcgtcctcttcctcctctcctcgcGGGGCCTTCGCTCGCGGCTCTCCGGCGCCTTCCGGCTCTTTCCCCGCCACTCGCGGCGGCTCCGGCTACAAAGGGGGGAcgtcagcacccccaaaccaacAGGTTTGTGTCCCCCCTTCTCGGGGTGTCCCctccccccaaattccccccctttcccccctcccccaaaatgGCGGCCGTGGCGTTGCAGGGCGGATACGGCGCGAGCGGCGGCGCTTACGGTGGCGCTTACGGCGGCGGTTATGGCGGCGCCTACGGAGGATACGGACACGGATACCCCCAGGGGGGCGCCCCCCCCGCCCACGGATACCCACAATACCCACAGGTGGGGGGGGGACCCCtaaattgggggggggagggggtctAAATTGGGGGGGAGGGGTCTAATTTGGGGGGAGGGGATCCTAATTTGGGAGGGAAATTGGTTTAGGGGGGACCCTAAtttggggagaagggggggggaattgggggggttgggggggaccCTCATTGTGGGGGAACCCTTATTTGTGGGGGGATTGATTTGGGGAGTGGGGCCCTAATTTGGGGAGAAGGACCCTAATATGGGGGGAGGTcctgtttttttgggggggggggtgtctgaACCCCCCCCTTTTTGGAGGATTACTCCCCCCTTTTGGGGGATAACCCCCTCTTTTTGGGGATACCTCCCCCCATTTTGGAGTATAACCCCCCCCATTTTGAGGATaacccccccccttttttcaGGCATAACGCCCCCATTTTGGAGGATACCCCCTCCATTTTGGGAGATACCCCTCTCATTTTTGGGGATACCCCCCCTATTTTGGAGGATacccccccattttggggctacccccccttttcccattCTCCCTCACAAGATTCCTGTTAACCCCTCTCTTCCCAAAGCtgatttccccccccctcccccccattttCTCACCTCTGGGCTTTTGGgcccccctttctttttttggggggggtcttcTTGGGGTgctgacccccccttttctctccctcccagtacccccagcAGTGGAACCAGTACTACCAGCAGCAGGGCCCGTGGCCCCCCCCGTACTACGGCTCCTATGACTACGGCGCCTACGGCagcagcgggggggggggccaGCGCCCAgtgacccccccttttcccccccccttgCGGACACCCCActaaaaacactgtttttaacCTCAAAAAAGAGACTCGGATggttgaaaaaaaccccttttccgtgtgtgtcccccccttttccgtgtgtgtcccccccttttctgtgttcccccccctttttttggcatcaacccccccttttccatGTGTCCCCCCCATTTTCCATATGTCCCCCCCAtttctctgtgtcccccccttttccgTCTGTCCTCCTTTCCATGTCCCCCACCCTTTCTGTGTGTCCCCCCGCCTTTTCTGTGTGTCCCTCCCTCTTTTGGCATCatccccccccttttccatgtgtgtgtcccccctttTCCATGTGCCCCCCCTCTTTTTGGTGTCatccccccccttttccatgTGTGTCCCCCCTCTTTTCTATATGTCTCCCGCTTTTCCGTgttcccccccctcttcttgGCATCATTCCCCCCCCTTTTCGATATGTGCCCCCTCTTTTCCCTgtgcccccccttttccccatgcccccccttttccctgtgTCATCCCCCCTTTTTGGCATCACCCCCCCTTTTCTCTGTCCCCCCCCTTTTGGGGaccatttcccccccatttgGCCCCATTTCACCcccctttttttgggggggggtcccattCCCCCCTCCATTTCGGCCTTTCACCCCCCATTTTCGGCCATTTCACACCCCACACCTTTTTGGGGGGCCATTTCCCTCTTTTTGGGGGGCCATTaccccccccatttttgcccaCTCCCCCCCCACCATTTTGGTCCTTTTCACCCCCTTTTTTTGTGGCCGTTTCCCCCcattttgtgctgtttctccCCCTCTTTTTGGCTCCTTTTTCAGGGTCTTTTCCCGCCCTTTTTGGGGGCCTTTTCCCGCCCTTTTTGGGGGTCTTTTCCCGCCCTTTTTGGGGGTCTTTTCCCGCCCTTTTTGGGGGTCTTTCCCGCCCTTTTTCAGGGCCTTTTCCCACCCTTTCCGGGGCCTTTTCCCGCCCTTTTTGGGGCCTTTTCCCGCCCTTTTTCAGGGCCTTTTCCCGCCCTTTTCGGGGCCATTTCCCCCTCATTTGGACCCATTCTGTTTTCCACaccattttcttcactttccacctctttttcccccctattttTCTCAATTCCACCCCCAAACTgacccttttctttcttttctcgCCCCATTTATTATTCCCtcccccattttctttattttccaccccaattcctttattttccaccccattttcttcacttttcacTCTTTTCCCCTATTTTTCCCATTCAGCCCCAAACCCgacccctttttctttcttttttccccactgccttttctttcttttcctcttcatttttatttctcacccCAATTTCTttatccccccccccctttttcccctcatttttggCATTCagcccccaaaacagccccattttctttacttttccccTCATTCTCTTTacttttccccccattttcttcacttttcccCCATTCTCTTcacttttccccccattttcttcacttttccccccattttcttcacttttccccccattttcttCATCCCCCCCCACTTCTATCCCCACTTTTGGCCCCCAGACGggcccctttccccccctttccccccgttttcctcccccttttcttccttttacttattttctttatttcttccctcttttcccccgATTTTGGGGATTCAACCCTCAAACCCAATTTTCTTTCCACctcattttccttatttttcaccccgttttcttcccccccctcccttttcctctcatttttcatttcaaccCCCACACGACccccctttatttttcttacccccttttctttattttttcctcttttttccccattttttggCGTCCAACCCCCAAATGtgccctttttcctcctttccccccccgtGTCCTCCTCTTTTTTGGCGTTCGAACCCCTCTGTGGCCCTTTTGgggctccccctcctcctcaggTGGAGAATGGGCTCTTTTACAGAAATTTTACGCTTTTGGTTTTCCcaattttgggggttttggggtttttttttggcctcTGCTTTCCCATTCCTCCCCAGGGGAGgaacaaaaaggggaaaaaaaaggagaaacaataaaaaaacccaaagaaggACCCCACTCCCCGCTTGCGCCTGCTCTGCCCCGTTTCGATACCTCGATTTTGAGGTGAATTTGGGGCcttttggggtgaatttggggccttttggggtgaatttggAGCTatttggggagaggagggggggtGTGAAAATGAATGGTGGGGGAACTCCCAGGCGGAACCATTATGGAGGGGTCTGTGCGCACTTATTTCCCCGTCCCCCGACCCTCACCGGAAGTGGCGCTCCGCACCGGAAGTGGCGCCGCGGGCGGGAACGGCGGGTGAGAGGCGAGACTGCGGTGTCGCAGCCAAACGGGACCGGGCGGGTGCGAGGGAGAGGGGTTCGGGGGTCCTGAGGAGGGGAGCGGGGAGcgggatttgggggttcccctCCTTTgctggagggatttggggtccccctcctTCTGGGAAgactttggggtcccctcaggTGTGTGCCACCCCCTTCTGTGAGGAATATGGGGGTTCCCGCTTTTCCCTGAGgagtttggggtccccccccttttccctgaggattttggggaccccctttCTCTGAGgaatttggggtccccccctttttccctgAGGAGTTTGGGATTCCTGCTTTTTCCCTaagggttttggggaccccctttCCCTGAGGAGTTTGGGGTCCCTCCATTTTTCCCAGAGGAGtttggggaccccaaaacgGACCCAAAAACATGGAATTGGGACCCCAAAAAATTAACGGAGACCCCAAAAATGTTGAATTGACCCCCTCAAAACATTgaaagggaccccaaaacattgaaagggaccccaaaacagtGAAAGGGACTCCAAAATGTCAtatggggaccccaaaacgtCCAATTGGGACCCCAAAATTAATTGGCGCcccaaaatattgaaaaaggaCCCTGAAATGTTGAATGAGGACCCCGAAACGTCGAATTGGGACCCCAAAACGTCCCAGAAGGACCCCAAAACATCAAATTGTGACCCCAGAATGAATGAGGACCCCGAAACGTCGAATTGGGACCCCAAAACGTCCCACGAGGACCCCAAAACATCAAATTTTGACCCCAAAATTAATGAGGAGCCGGAAATATCGAATTGGGACCCCAAAATGTCCCAGAAGGACCCCAAAACATCT includes the following:
- the HNRNPUL1 gene encoding heterogeneous nuclear ribonucleoprotein U-like protein 1 — encoded protein: MEVKRLRVHELKEELGRRGLDTRGLKAELAERLQAALEGPEARGDSAGDADSDGRFAPDSAASASAPPSFPPYDPSGLKADVDSGYDRRGPDPEPPPSALKLPDPKPEDAPSFPVPPPNYTAPTPPYPIPPPPPYTAPPTPYSAPPAPYSAPPAYSAPPPTYSAPPAPYSAPPAPYTAPPAPYSAPPAPYSAPPAFPTPPPPPYGAPTYNPVGSGYGAAASASDPSRLRKRPYEDQRNRTYYEHREEKRGRSPQPPAEDEEEDFDDTLVAIDTYNCDLHFKVARDRYSGYPLTIEGFAYLWSGARATYGVRSGRVCYEMKINEEISVKHLPSSEPDPHVVRVGWSLDSCSTQLGEEPFSYGYGGTGKKSTNSKFENYGEAFAENDVIACLVDFECGEEVEMSFLKNGKWLGVAFRVRKEQLSGRALFPHVLVKNCAVEFNFGQREEAFFTVPPGFAFIQHLSVSERVRGTLGPKSKAECEILMMVGLPAAGKTTWAVAHAASNPSKKYNILGTNAIMDKMRVMGLRRQRNYAGRWDVLIQQATQCLNRLIQIAARKKRNYILDQTNVYGSAQRRKLRPFEGFQRKAIVICPTDQDLRERTVKRTDEEGKDVPDHAVLEMKANFTLPEVGDFLDSVVFVELQRDEAAALIRLYNEEGRNAAPPPEKRFDATGRPSAFRARPAFQRFEARGGSGTRGTFQNRGGGGFRGNGSAGAGFSRGPFPCRWAPSPRDASSSSSSSSSSSSSSSSSSSSSSSSSPRGAFARGSPAPSGSFPATRGGSGYKGGTSAPPNQQGGYGASGGAYGGAYGGGYGGAYGGYGHGYPQGGAPPAHGYPQYPQYPQQWNQYYQQQGPWPPPYYGSYDYGAYGSSGGGGQRPVTPPFPPPLRTPH